From Paraburkholderia sabiae, a single genomic window includes:
- a CDS encoding GFA family protein codes for MAGDTNIRTGQCHCGAVRFEVTLSDGFNSIRRCNCSYCRMRGAIVVAAEMSGIRFLQGEDALTSYRFNTGIAQHFFCSRCGISTHLQRRSNPNLFGVNVACLDGVSPFDFAEVPVMDGVNHPNDTGGPARRAGILRFEPDD; via the coding sequence ATGGCAGGCGATACGAACATTCGAACCGGCCAGTGCCATTGCGGCGCGGTGCGTTTCGAGGTCACGCTCAGCGACGGCTTCAACTCGATCCGTCGCTGCAACTGTTCTTACTGCCGGATGCGAGGCGCGATCGTCGTCGCAGCGGAAATGAGCGGGATCAGATTTCTGCAGGGCGAAGATGCGCTCACCAGCTACCGCTTCAACACCGGAATCGCGCAGCACTTCTTCTGTTCACGCTGCGGAATCAGCACGCATCTTCAACGGCGATCCAACCCGAATCTGTTTGGTGTGAACGTGGCTTGCCTCGATGGAGTGAGCCCATTCGATTTCGCCGAAGTGCCTGTGATGGATGGTGTCAATCATCCGAACGACACGGGCGGGCCGGCGCGTCGGGCAGGGATTCTTCGCTTCGAGCCGGATGATTGA
- a CDS encoding DMT family transporter, translating to MLSYTGGIVLFAAMLHASWNAMLHGNRDRFLSMTWMSIAIAAVATLVVLLHPLPSGGCWPYIVASGLVHIVYNMSLVRSYRRNDLALAYPIARGSSPLLVTLGAALFAHEAIGLLHALGIAMISGGIIAIALQGRRVSRAGALAALTTGATIALYTVIDGIGVRLSNGEALTYTAWMFLFYWLMPVLFVAKRGLAALWKPVRAEPLAVGSSLVGGLVSIAAYGIVIWALQSGAMGAVSALRETSVVFAVLIGRMFLRESVSGARWLACVVVAAGAVCLGL from the coding sequence ATGCTCAGTTACACCGGCGGCATCGTGCTCTTCGCTGCCATGCTCCACGCGAGTTGGAACGCGATGCTGCACGGCAACCGCGACCGGTTTTTGTCGATGACATGGATGAGCATCGCCATCGCCGCGGTCGCCACGCTCGTCGTCCTGCTCCATCCGTTGCCGTCGGGCGGCTGCTGGCCTTACATCGTCGCATCGGGGCTCGTGCATATCGTCTACAACATGAGCCTCGTGCGATCGTATCGACGCAACGATCTCGCGCTGGCATATCCGATCGCGCGCGGCTCGTCGCCGTTGCTCGTCACGCTCGGTGCAGCGCTTTTCGCGCATGAGGCGATCGGCCTTTTGCACGCTCTCGGCATCGCGATGATCTCCGGCGGCATCATCGCGATCGCGTTGCAGGGACGTCGCGTGTCGCGCGCGGGCGCGCTGGCCGCGCTGACGACGGGGGCGACGATTGCGCTGTATACGGTGATCGACGGCATCGGCGTGAGGCTGTCCAACGGCGAGGCGCTCACCTACACCGCGTGGATGTTCCTGTTCTATTGGCTGATGCCGGTGCTGTTCGTCGCGAAGCGCGGGCTCGCGGCGCTGTGGAAACCCGTGCGTGCGGAGCCGCTCGCGGTCGGCTCGTCGCTTGTCGGCGGTCTGGTGTCGATCGCGGCGTATGGCATCGTGATCTGGGCGCTGCAGTCGGGCGCGATGGGCGCGGTATCGGCGTTGCGCGAAACCAGCGTCGTGTTCGCGGTGCTGATCGGGCGGATGTTTCTGCGGGAATCGGTCAGCGGAGCGCGCTGGCTCGCGTGCGTGGTCGTCGCGGCGGGAGCGGTTTGCCTGGGGCTTTGA
- the gcvA gene encoding transcriptional regulator GcvA, whose product MKRTLPPLNALRAFEAAGRLGSFKEAAAELHVTHGAVSQQVRLLEEWLGASLFDRYNRRVTLTPAAKVYLEEIGPLFERLAQATARYGVPETVSRTLTVNAPATFTLRWLVPRLATFRAAHPDVEVRVETSNGPLESLNEHYDVVIRGGPDTFYGYSMRPFLSEERLPVCSPALLARVPLRKPGDLRHHTLLHTSSLPRLWPDWLANAQIAALKPAASLTFDHFYLTLQAAIDGIGIAMGPTALVSDDLAAGRLVAPFESPRLPSRSYCTYVADEKAGDELVVLFCSWIEREGKGS is encoded by the coding sequence ATGAAACGGACATTGCCACCGCTCAATGCCTTGCGTGCATTCGAGGCCGCGGGCCGACTCGGCAGCTTCAAGGAAGCCGCCGCCGAACTGCATGTGACGCACGGCGCAGTGAGCCAGCAGGTGCGCCTGCTCGAAGAGTGGCTAGGCGCATCGCTGTTCGACCGGTACAACCGGCGCGTGACGCTGACGCCCGCGGCGAAGGTCTATCTGGAGGAAATCGGTCCGTTGTTCGAGCGGCTCGCGCAGGCCACCGCGCGATACGGTGTGCCCGAGACGGTCTCCCGCACGCTGACCGTGAACGCGCCCGCAACCTTTACGCTGCGCTGGCTGGTGCCGAGACTGGCGACATTCCGTGCCGCACATCCCGACGTGGAGGTGCGAGTGGAGACGTCGAACGGGCCGCTGGAAAGTCTGAACGAACACTACGACGTCGTCATTCGCGGCGGTCCGGACACGTTCTACGGCTACTCGATGCGGCCGTTCCTGTCGGAGGAGCGGCTTCCCGTGTGCAGTCCTGCGCTGTTGGCGCGAGTGCCGCTTCGAAAGCCAGGCGACTTGCGGCATCACACGTTGCTGCATACGTCGAGTCTTCCGCGGCTTTGGCCCGACTGGCTGGCGAACGCGCAGATAGCTGCCCTCAAGCCGGCGGCCAGTTTGACCTTCGATCACTTCTATCTGACCTTGCAGGCTGCCATCGACGGAATCGGTATCGCGATGGGGCCGACTGCGCTCGTATCCGACGATCTCGCCGCCGGTCGGCTCGTTGCGCCGTTCGAGAGTCCTCGTCTGCCGTCGCGCAGCTATTGCACTTATGTCGCGGATGAGAAGGCCGGCGATGAACTCGTCGTGCTGTTCTGTTCGTGGATCGAGCGGGAGGGGAAGGGTTCGTGA
- a CDS encoding FAD-dependent oxidoreductase, whose amino-acid sequence MSNEPKPGDEIPPGQPANVDSRADDDAELDAPFVRSHPRLQQLFPILSEAEISRVRRFGRVSRYAKGTMIYRVGERTPGMFVLLSGKIRAVARDGLGREQIIHTFTQRGEFTSDVNQFSNKPSFVDSRVIEDVEAVLVRPDDLSPLLISEAELGEKIMRALILRRFVAMERVNGAVLVGSSDNARLLALQNFLRRNTYPNVTLDAEHDADSVALLERLTPQPDDFPLVVCPNGTVLRNPTEQQLASCLGIIPDFDPAHVYDVAIVGAGPAGLAAAVYAASEGLSVAVLDCRAPGGQAGASARIENFFGFPTGITGHALADRAFVQAQKFGAQIGIPCEVKALYCDRQPPVVELTDGHRITSRTVVIATGAEYRRPVVEDLERFEGRGVYYWATPIEAKLCRNEPVLLIGGGNSAGQAVVFLASHAEHVHMFIRGAKLEDTMSHYLIERVTSLPNVTVHTRVELSALEGATRLERVRYRGAGGIEGSMTMHHLFVFIGAYPNTTWLRTCGISLDSKGFVQTGVDLPDANMLSISLQTSVEGVFAIGDVRSGSTKRVASAVGEGAGVVAQIQSFLTRAY is encoded by the coding sequence ATGAGCAACGAGCCCAAGCCAGGCGACGAGATCCCGCCTGGCCAGCCTGCCAATGTCGACAGTCGCGCCGACGATGACGCGGAACTCGACGCGCCGTTCGTGCGTAGTCATCCGCGCCTTCAGCAACTCTTTCCCATCCTGAGCGAAGCGGAAATCAGCCGCGTGCGGCGCTTCGGCAGAGTGTCGCGCTATGCGAAGGGCACGATGATCTATCGCGTCGGCGAACGCACGCCGGGTATGTTCGTGCTGCTGTCGGGCAAGATCCGCGCAGTCGCCCGCGATGGTCTTGGCCGCGAGCAGATCATTCACACGTTCACGCAGCGCGGCGAATTCACATCCGACGTGAACCAGTTTTCGAACAAGCCTTCGTTCGTGGATTCGCGTGTGATCGAAGATGTCGAAGCCGTTCTGGTGCGGCCCGACGATCTCAGCCCCTTGCTGATCAGCGAAGCCGAGCTTGGCGAAAAGATCATGCGCGCGCTGATACTCAGGCGCTTCGTGGCGATGGAACGCGTGAATGGCGCTGTCCTGGTCGGATCGTCCGATAATGCGCGCCTGCTCGCGTTGCAGAATTTCCTGCGCCGAAACACGTATCCGAACGTCACGCTCGACGCAGAACACGACGCCGATTCCGTCGCACTGCTCGAACGACTGACGCCACAGCCGGACGACTTTCCGCTTGTCGTCTGTCCGAACGGCACGGTGTTGCGCAATCCGACCGAGCAGCAGCTTGCCTCGTGTCTCGGGATCATTCCCGATTTCGACCCGGCGCATGTCTACGATGTGGCAATCGTCGGCGCGGGCCCGGCCGGACTTGCTGCCGCCGTCTATGCGGCATCCGAGGGATTGTCGGTCGCGGTGCTCGACTGTCGCGCGCCCGGCGGCCAGGCGGGCGCGAGCGCGCGCATCGAGAATTTCTTCGGCTTTCCCACGGGCATCACGGGACACGCGCTCGCGGATCGCGCGTTCGTGCAGGCGCAGAAGTTCGGCGCGCAGATCGGCATTCCGTGCGAGGTCAAAGCTTTGTATTGCGACAGGCAACCGCCCGTTGTCGAACTGACGGACGGCCATCGGATCACCTCGCGCACCGTCGTTATCGCAACGGGCGCGGAGTACCGGCGACCCGTCGTCGAAGATCTCGAGCGCTTTGAAGGCCGTGGCGTCTACTACTGGGCGACGCCGATCGAAGCAAAGCTATGTCGCAACGAGCCCGTGTTGCTGATCGGCGGCGGCAATTCGGCGGGACAGGCTGTCGTGTTTCTCGCGTCGCACGCCGAGCATGTGCACATGTTCATCCGAGGCGCGAAGCTCGAAGACACCATGTCGCACTATCTGATCGAGCGCGTCACGTCGCTGCCGAACGTGACGGTTCACACGCGGGTCGAGTTGTCCGCGCTCGAAGGCGCGACGCGCCTCGAACGTGTGCGCTACCGCGGCGCCGGGGGAATCGAAGGGAGCATGACCATGCATCACCTGTTCGTGTTCATCGGCGCGTACCCGAACACGACCTGGCTGAGGACATGCGGCATCTCGCTCGACAGCAAAGGTTTCGTTCAGACGGGCGTCGATCTTCCCGACGCGAACATGCTGTCGATATCGTTGCAGACCAGCGTCGAAGGGGTATTCGCCATTGGCGATGTCCGCTCGGGCTCGACCAAACGTGTTGCCTCGGCAGTGGGCGAAGGCGCGGGGGTCGTCGCGCAGATTCAGAGCTTTTTGACGCGTGCTTATTGA
- a CDS encoding zinc-binding dehydrogenase, with protein sequence MNTTSTGSPDHTRDEPPLKGLELRSCITRDGNLNLSLIEFDVAPPAHDEVIVRIEAAPLNPSDIGLLLGPADLDSVTATGSGRDRTLTAKIPPAAMDALALRLDASLPVGNEGADVVVRAGTGAADLLGKTVSVAGGGMYTQYRRLPKHQCMVLNEGVSPAEGAAAYINPLTALGMVETMRREGHHALVHTAAASNLGRMLVKICQKEQIPLVNVVRSDAQLAALKELGAKYVLNSESPAFDADLTDALAETKATLCFDALTGGPLAGRILVAMEKALARGLPTYSRYGSSTHKQVYMYGSLDSRPIEVPRVGMAWGIGGWLLFYFLDKIGPQATQALRDQVNAELRTTFRSEFKTEISLSDILSPDVLREYTKRSTGSKFLINPTRDA encoded by the coding sequence ATGAATACCACCTCTACTGGCTCGCCCGATCACACCCGCGACGAACCACCGTTGAAAGGTCTGGAACTGCGTTCGTGCATTACGCGTGACGGGAATCTGAACCTTTCATTGATCGAGTTCGACGTCGCGCCTCCCGCACACGACGAAGTTATCGTGCGTATCGAAGCCGCGCCGCTCAATCCGTCCGACATCGGCTTGCTGCTCGGCCCCGCCGATCTCGACAGCGTGACAGCGACAGGCAGCGGCCGCGATCGAACATTGACCGCGAAAATCCCGCCAGCAGCCATGGATGCGCTCGCGCTGCGCCTCGATGCATCGCTGCCCGTCGGCAATGAGGGCGCGGATGTCGTCGTCAGGGCCGGCACGGGCGCCGCCGATCTGCTAGGCAAGACGGTTTCGGTGGCGGGGGGCGGAATGTACACGCAGTATCGTCGCCTTCCCAAACACCAATGCATGGTGCTGAACGAAGGCGTGTCGCCGGCAGAAGGCGCCGCGGCTTATATCAACCCGCTCACCGCGCTCGGCATGGTGGAAACGATGCGGCGCGAAGGGCATCACGCGCTCGTGCACACGGCGGCGGCGTCGAATCTCGGCCGCATGCTCGTCAAGATTTGCCAGAAAGAACAGATACCGCTTGTCAATGTCGTGCGAAGCGACGCGCAACTTGCGGCCCTGAAAGAACTCGGCGCGAAATACGTTCTGAACAGCGAATCGCCTGCTTTCGATGCTGACTTAACCGACGCGTTAGCGGAGACCAAAGCTACGCTGTGCTTCGACGCGTTGACGGGCGGACCGCTCGCCGGACGCATCCTGGTGGCAATGGAAAAAGCGCTTGCGCGCGGCTTGCCGACCTACAGCCGCTACGGGTCATCCACGCACAAGCAGGTCTATATGTACGGCAGCCTGGACTCGCGACCGATCGAAGTGCCGCGCGTCGGCATGGCGTGGGGAATCGGCGGATGGCTGCTGTTCTATTTCCTCGACAAGATCGGCCCGCAGGCAACGCAGGCACTGCGCGACCAGGTCAATGCCGAATTGCGCACCACGTTCCGCAGCGAGTTCAAGACTGAGATTTCGCTCAGCGACATCCTCTCGCCCGACGTGCTTCGCGAATACACGAAACGCAGCACAGGATCGAAGTTTCTGATCAATCCGACGCGCGACGCCTGA
- a CDS encoding SGNH/GDSL hydrolase family protein has product MRALAKKVGIAISAALIALLAACGGNSGNNGGGNASDNPSGGVRLQTVSFGDSLSDVGTFAPLASAVGGGRFTTNPGQVWTQLVAQYYGDTLRAAYTIGFDHQLSPQGGFGYAEGGSTVATPANLNNFLVDVIGDIEMPVTQQVSSYLAAHGSFNGGQLVLVWAGANDVLRAGTLPAAAPTVQTAANTLAQVVAQIVQNGATHVVVVNLPNVGLSPKGLASADGGANLTQSSQLFNDTLNAALQSNGLQGKVIQVDAFGWINQIFANFQGNGFTVSNTAQACDLSKTPHDTSLLCSPATYSTPNADQTYMFADDLHPTTRMHALFAQFVERQIASSGLGH; this is encoded by the coding sequence ATGCGAGCACTGGCTAAAAAGGTAGGCATTGCAATTTCCGCGGCATTAATTGCACTGCTGGCGGCGTGCGGCGGTAACAGTGGGAATAATGGCGGCGGCAATGCATCGGACAATCCATCGGGCGGCGTCCGTCTGCAAACCGTTTCGTTCGGAGACAGCCTGTCCGACGTCGGCACTTTTGCGCCGCTCGCGAGCGCGGTCGGCGGCGGGCGATTCACGACGAATCCCGGTCAGGTGTGGACCCAGCTTGTCGCGCAATACTATGGCGATACGCTGCGCGCGGCGTACACGATTGGCTTCGATCATCAACTGAGTCCGCAAGGTGGCTTTGGTTATGCCGAGGGCGGATCGACGGTCGCGACGCCGGCCAATCTGAACAACTTTCTCGTCGATGTGATCGGCGACATCGAAATGCCTGTCACGCAGCAGGTATCGAGTTATCTGGCGGCTCACGGAAGTTTCAACGGCGGTCAACTCGTGCTCGTGTGGGCCGGCGCGAACGATGTGCTGCGCGCGGGCACGTTGCCGGCCGCAGCGCCGACGGTGCAGACCGCAGCGAACACGCTGGCTCAGGTCGTCGCGCAGATCGTCCAGAACGGCGCGACGCACGTCGTGGTCGTCAATCTGCCGAACGTCGGACTGTCGCCCAAAGGACTGGCATCGGCGGACGGCGGCGCGAATCTCACGCAGTCGTCGCAGCTATTCAACGACACCCTGAACGCCGCGCTGCAGAGCAACGGGCTACAGGGCAAAGTCATTCAGGTCGATGCATTCGGCTGGATCAACCAGATCTTCGCGAACTTCCAGGGGAATGGCTTCACGGTGTCCAACACGGCCCAGGCCTGCGATCTATCGAAGACGCCGCACGACACCTCGTTGTTATGCTCGCCGGCAACTTACTCCACACCGAATGCAGACCAGACTTACATGTTCGCCGACGATCTTCATCCGACCACGCGCATGCATGCACTGTTCGCGCAGTTCGTCGAGCGGCAGATCGCGAGTAGCGGTCTTGGTCATTGA
- a CDS encoding bestrophin-like domain, with protein sequence MSTWLHELPLWLMALAIFCATFVAAALIHLVSGWLAAGPNGRSYKAISPGLLSPVGVIFGLFIAFTAAQVWNDTARADAAVDAEASALRSVVVMSAVLPADAQVALRKLVRDYIQYTATTEWPLMAQGAVTLNISPPTLNAALQFTLALAVNSPGQQTAQREVAASLQHALEARRQRILISRSEVSGVKWACLSFLAICLLFAIAFVHCADRLTSAVAIGLFAAGLATTMLLILSHDRPFTGEIALTPEPLLQVMPADR encoded by the coding sequence ATGAGTACATGGTTGCATGAACTGCCATTGTGGCTGATGGCGCTCGCCATTTTCTGCGCGACATTCGTTGCGGCCGCGCTGATTCATCTCGTCAGCGGATGGCTTGCCGCCGGCCCGAACGGGCGGTCGTACAAGGCGATTTCACCTGGTCTGCTGTCGCCTGTCGGCGTGATCTTCGGCTTGTTCATTGCGTTCACGGCCGCGCAGGTCTGGAACGACACGGCGCGCGCCGATGCCGCCGTCGATGCGGAAGCCAGCGCGCTGCGTTCGGTCGTCGTCATGTCCGCCGTGCTGCCCGCCGATGCCCAGGTCGCGCTGCGCAAGCTGGTGCGCGACTACATCCAGTACACGGCGACGACCGAATGGCCGCTCATGGCGCAAGGCGCGGTCACGCTGAACATCAGCCCGCCGACGCTGAACGCGGCGCTCCAGTTCACGCTTGCGCTCGCCGTCAATTCGCCGGGACAGCAGACCGCGCAGCGCGAGGTGGCCGCGTCGTTGCAGCACGCGCTCGAAGCGCGCCGACAGCGCATCCTGATCAGCCGCTCGGAAGTGAGCGGCGTCAAATGGGCATGCCTGAGTTTTCTGGCGATCTGCCTGCTGTTCGCGATCGCGTTTGTCCATTGCGCCGACCGTTTGACATCGGCGGTGGCAATCGGGCTTTTTGCCGCCGGACTTGCGACGACCATGCTGCTCATTCTGTCGCACGACCGGCCGTTCACGGGAGAGATCGCGCTCACGCCCGAACCGCTGCTGCAGGTGATGCCAGCGGATCGGTGA
- a CDS encoding NUDIX domain-containing protein: protein MPSLERGPAAGLVDALWRVALRLGFPLARAWWHLRRPSHEGALVAIYVGQALLLVKTSYRAGWGLPGGSMHAGETPDVAAQREMEEEIGFSSHALRAVGEVCGVWDGRTDRVHFFELHLDRMPELRLDNREIVATHLASPEELRSMPVTAAVAAYLRRDFC from the coding sequence ATGCCGAGCCTTGAGCGAGGCCCGGCGGCCGGGCTTGTCGATGCACTCTGGCGCGTCGCGCTTCGACTCGGATTTCCGCTCGCCCGCGCCTGGTGGCATCTGCGACGGCCGAGCCACGAAGGCGCGCTCGTCGCGATCTATGTCGGGCAGGCGCTGTTGCTGGTGAAGACGTCGTATCGGGCCGGATGGGGTCTTCCGGGCGGCAGCATGCACGCGGGAGAAACGCCCGATGTAGCGGCGCAGCGCGAAATGGAGGAAGAGATCGGTTTCTCGTCGCATGCGTTACGCGCCGTGGGCGAAGTCTGCGGCGTGTGGGACGGGCGAACAGACCGGGTGCACTTCTTCGAACTGCACCTCGATCGCATGCCGGAACTGCGGCTCGATAATCGCGAGATCGTGGCAACGCATCTGGCGTCGCCGGAGGAATTGCGCAGCATGCCGGTGACAGCGGCTGTGGCTGCGTATCTTCGCAGGGACTTCTGCTGA
- a CDS encoding oxidoreductase, whose translation MSTVNTLLITGVSSGFGRALAEEALAAGHRVVGTVRNEQARDAFEAQAPGRAVARMLDVTDFDAIDHVVADIEASVGPIDVLVNNAGYGHEGVMEESPLADMRRQFDVNVFGAVAMMKAVLPAMRKRRRGHILNITSMGGFITMPGISYYCGSKFALEGISEVLAKEVRPFGIFVTAVAPGSFRTDWAGRSMVRSPRSIADYDPLFDPIRKAREEKSGKQLGDPVKAARAMLSVIGADNPPMHLLLGSDALGLVRDKLSALKEEIDSWETVTKSTDGY comes from the coding sequence ATGTCGACTGTCAACACTCTGCTCATCACTGGCGTCAGCAGCGGCTTCGGACGTGCGCTGGCTGAAGAAGCGCTCGCGGCAGGTCATCGCGTGGTCGGTACGGTACGCAACGAACAGGCACGCGACGCTTTCGAAGCACAGGCTCCCGGTCGCGCCGTGGCTCGCATGCTCGATGTGACGGACTTCGACGCCATCGATCATGTCGTCGCCGATATCGAGGCGAGCGTCGGGCCCATTGATGTGCTCGTCAACAACGCCGGATACGGTCACGAAGGGGTGATGGAAGAATCGCCGCTCGCCGACATGCGCCGTCAGTTCGATGTGAACGTATTCGGCGCCGTGGCGATGATGAAGGCAGTGCTGCCCGCGATGCGCAAGCGGCGGCGCGGGCACATTCTCAACATCACATCGATGGGCGGCTTCATCACGATGCCGGGCATCAGCTATTACTGCGGCAGCAAATTCGCGCTCGAAGGGATTTCGGAGGTACTCGCGAAGGAAGTCAGGCCGTTCGGCATCTTCGTCACTGCCGTTGCGCCCGGATCGTTCCGGACCGATTGGGCGGGCCGGTCGATGGTCCGCTCGCCTCGCTCGATTGCGGACTACGATCCGCTGTTCGATCCCATCAGAAAGGCACGCGAAGAGAAAAGCGGCAAACAGCTGGGCGATCCCGTGAAGGCCGCACGCGCGATGCTGTCGGTCATCGGCGCGGACAATCCGCCGATGCACCTGCTTCTGGGCAGCGACGCGCTCGGCCTCGTGCGCGACAAGCTGTCCGCGCTCAAGGAAGAAATCGATAGCTGGGAGACGGTGACGAAGTCGACGGACGGGTATTGA
- a CDS encoding AraC family transcriptional regulator has translation MVSLLKALAPHEGYNLTVLPDVRILRSNRALTRTPVLYDPGIVIVCQGSKRGYFGDQIYEYDEQHYLAVAVPVPFTMETRATPQHPLLAIYMHLDFSLAAELMLQIDRHDASDDEPDSPQSMMSSPMDAALQRSVLRFLEAMNQPLDAAILGPALVRELYFRVLTGAQGNAMRAALAMQGPFGKIGKALRRIHATYHQPLDVAQLASDASMSVPTFHSHFKAITNTSPMQYVKSTRLHQARLLMLRQEMTAEAACHAVGYASASQFNREFKRLFGLTPAAETKRMRESFAMPPAFAASDFVSSH, from the coding sequence ATGGTGTCGCTATTGAAGGCGTTGGCGCCTCACGAGGGATACAACCTGACCGTCTTGCCGGATGTGCGCATTCTGCGCTCGAACCGCGCGTTGACGCGCACACCGGTCCTTTACGATCCGGGCATCGTCATCGTTTGCCAGGGAAGCAAGCGCGGTTATTTCGGCGACCAGATCTACGAATACGACGAGCAGCACTATCTCGCCGTCGCCGTTCCCGTGCCTTTCACGATGGAAACACGCGCCACGCCGCAGCATCCGCTGCTGGCCATCTACATGCATCTGGATTTCTCGCTGGCCGCCGAACTGATGCTGCAAATCGATCGTCACGACGCATCGGACGATGAGCCCGATTCGCCGCAAAGCATGATGTCGAGCCCGATGGACGCCGCGCTGCAGCGGTCCGTGTTGCGTTTTTTGGAAGCGATGAACCAGCCGCTCGACGCTGCGATTCTCGGCCCCGCGCTGGTTCGTGAACTGTATTTTCGCGTGCTGACGGGCGCGCAGGGCAACGCGATGCGCGCGGCTTTAGCGATGCAAGGTCCGTTCGGCAAGATCGGCAAGGCGCTGCGACGCATTCACGCGACGTATCACCAGCCGCTCGATGTCGCGCAACTCGCGAGCGACGCCAGCATGAGCGTGCCGACGTTTCACAGTCACTTCAAGGCGATCACGAATACGTCGCCGATGCAGTACGTGAAATCGACGCGGCTGCATCAGGCGCGGCTGTTGATGTTGCGGCAGGAGATGACGGCGGAAGCCGCGTGTCACGCGGTGGGTTATGCGAGCGCGTCGCAGTTCAACCGGGAATTCAAGCGTCTATTCGGCTTGACGCCGGCAGCCGAGACGAAGCGCATGCGTGAGAGCTTCGCTATGCCGCCGGCCTTTGCCGCGTCCGATTTCGTGTCGTCGCACTGA
- a CDS encoding 2-hydroxycarboxylate transporter family protein: METATHHVHEEKSGLKERWWRVFDVRIGALPLPVYVFLVAVLGLMTAHGKLASDLPTGIALVAVGGFTCAELAKRIPWIRHIGATSIFAAFIPSMLVYYQLMPAPITKAVTTFTKQSNFLYLFIAAIIVGSVLSMDRQTLVKGFVRIFVPVAAGSIAAACVGTAVGTLLGLDIRHALFMVVVPIMAGGVGEGALPLSAGYAQILGVEQGPLFAQVLSAVMLGNIAAICCAGLLSYLGARRPHLTGNGRLTVAEGDDDVTGAKPASFEFDVNSVAAAGATAIALYLLGVLSHQYFDWPAPVVMLVLVVAAQFFQVVSPRVRGGARFMYGFFSTAVTYPLMFAISVAMTPWGEIVTAFHWVNIVTAVSTVLTLVATGFLVARWTGMYPVEAAIVNATHSGLGGTGDVAILTAANRMELMPFAQIATRIGGAITVMIALAAFAWLR, from the coding sequence ATGGAGACAGCGACGCATCATGTCCATGAAGAAAAGTCCGGCCTGAAGGAACGCTGGTGGCGCGTATTCGATGTGCGCATCGGCGCGCTGCCGCTGCCCGTTTATGTGTTTCTGGTTGCCGTGCTCGGCCTGATGACGGCGCACGGCAAGCTCGCCTCCGACCTGCCGACGGGCATCGCGCTCGTCGCCGTCGGCGGCTTCACGTGCGCCGAACTGGCGAAGCGCATTCCGTGGATCCGGCACATCGGCGCGACGTCGATCTTCGCGGCCTTCATTCCGTCGATGCTGGTCTACTACCAGCTGATGCCCGCGCCCATCACGAAAGCGGTCACCACGTTCACGAAGCAGTCGAACTTTCTGTATCTGTTCATCGCGGCGATCATCGTCGGCAGCGTGCTGAGCATGGACCGGCAGACGCTCGTCAAAGGCTTCGTGCGCATCTTCGTCCCCGTCGCGGCGGGTTCGATCGCTGCCGCGTGCGTCGGCACGGCCGTCGGCACCTTGCTGGGCCTCGATATCAGGCACGCGCTGTTCATGGTCGTCGTGCCCATCATGGCGGGCGGCGTCGGCGAAGGCGCATTGCCGCTGTCGGCCGGATATGCGCAGATACTCGGCGTCGAACAGGGGCCACTTTTCGCGCAGGTGCTGTCGGCCGTGATGCTCGGCAATATCGCGGCAATCTGCTGCGCGGGCTTGCTGAGCTATCTCGGTGCGCGCCGGCCGCATCTCACGGGCAATGGGCGGCTGACCGTTGCCGAAGGCGACGACGACGTGACGGGCGCGAAACCCGCTTCGTTCGAATTCGATGTGAACTCGGTCGCGGCGGCGGGCGCAACGGCCATCGCGCTGTATCTGCTCGGCGTGCTGAGCCATCAGTACTTCGACTGGCCCGCGCCTGTCGTGATGCTCGTGCTGGTCGTCGCCGCGCAGTTCTTCCAGGTCGTGTCGCCGCGCGTGCGAGGCGGCGCGCGCTTCATGTACGGCTTCTTTTCGACGGCTGTCACCTATCCGCTGATGTTCGCCATCAGCGTCGCGATGACGCCGTGGGGCGAGATCGTCACGGCGTTCCATTGGGTCAACATCGTGACGGCCGTTTCGACGGTGCTCACGCTCGTTGCGACGGGCTTTCTGGTCGCGCGCTGGACGGGCATGTATCCCGTCGAAGCGGCGATCGTCAACGCGACGCACAGCGGCCTCGGCGGCACGGGCGACGTGGCGATTCTGACGGCCGCCAACCGCATGGAACTGATGCCGTTCGCGCAGATCGCGACGCGCATCGGCGGCGCGATTACCGTCATGATCGCGCTGGCGGCGTTTGCATGGCTGCGCTGA